The window TTGGACTGAAAATTTTTGCCCATAACCGAAATGTGGTCTTGAGGCACGCCCCGATCCATTAAACGCCGTACCACTTGATCAAGTTGCTCTTGTTCCTTAAATACGGCTGAAATCGTGCGTTCTGCTCTATATTCGTCAACCATTTTTACCCTCCGTAGGCATATTTTCTAATTTTTGATGCCTCTAGAAGGCTACTGAACGGCTGCATAGCACAAAATCGCCCTTAAGATTGATTATTTAGCAATATTTAAAGATAGTTGATAAATCCTGTATGTAATGTTACAGGTAAGCTTAATAACGGCGAGTTTTCTGAACACCGTAAGCCAATCCTGTGGCAATTGACAGCAAAATTAAGATCCAAATCACAAGACCCGGTAAAGCCGTGAAACCAGGAACAGCAAAGCCTCTCAGGACATAAACAAGAATAGTAACGGCCAGAGTACCAGCAAAAACGTAAGACAAGATTAGAGTTTCTGAAGGGGGAGATTGACTCATAGGAATTTAGATTTTAGAGGTTAGATTTGGGATGGGATCGAAATCTAGCTGAGTGCAAGAATTTATACACTCATCCTATTCTTTTCGTAGCGAGTTGCCACTGGATGAAACAGACAATGTTCAAAACTCTCCAACATTACTGGACTGGAATAGCCGTTTACGACCGCTGTCAGCAACCTAGCATTCGCTCCCAATGGCAAGCGTTCAAAGATGAGATGGCAGAATTCTTAGAGAAGCCAAGCATTGAGGAATTTTGGGATATCTTGCATTCGGCTGGCAGGGTTGTTTGGAAGTTGACAGGAATACCATTACAACTCCTCGCTTGGCCTACTGTTCGCAAACATGGTCTGCGGTTTGCCGAACAGGGCTGTATTCGCAGCCGCCGCAACTGTAAGGGTCACTGTTGTCATCAGCTAAGTCTAGAATAATACTTATTATTTGGAATTGAGGTTATGGCGATCGCTCAATCCACTTCAACGCAGACCGCATCTACGGAACACAGCATCGGTGGTACCGTCCACAACTATCGTTGGACTTGGCAAGGACAAGTGCAAATCGTGGTGTATGAAACCCTGGGCGAGGGAACACCGGTGTTGCTACTCCCTGCCTTTAGTACTGTCTCCACACGGGAAGAGATGGGGGGAATTGCCCAGCACTTATCCTCTCAGTTTCAGGTTATAACCTTGGATTGGCCTGGATTTGGTGACTCGGAGCGTTCATCTTTAGATTACCGCTCATCGTTATATCATCAGTTTTTGCAAGATTTCGTTAGAGATATTTTAGATAGCCCAACAGCGATAGTGGCAGCCGGTCATGCGGCTGGATATGCGATGCAGTTGGCGCAAAAAATGCCATCCTCTGTGAGCAAAATTGTTTTAGTCGCTCCCACTTGGCGCGGTCCTTTACCAACAATGGGAGCCAATTCGCAGGTATCTGGCATGGTCAGAGAGCTAGTGCAATCGCCTATTTTAGGTCAAACACTCTACCAGATGAATACAACTTCCTCCTTTTTGCGCTTCATGTATGGGCGTCATGTGTATGTTGAGGATGCCAAGTTGACGCCAGAATTTATAACCCACAAGCGGGAAATTACTCAGCAACCGGGAGCCAGATATGCTCCGGCAGCATTTGTCACAGGCGCAATTGACCCAGTACAGGAACGTGCCGAGTTTTTAGGATACTTCCAATCCTTATCCGTGCCAGTGATGGTCATGATCGGGGAACAGGTTCCTCCTAAATCAAGGATGGAAATGGATGTACTCGCTGGATTGCCGGGTGTTCAGTCGGCGGTGCTTCCAGGTTCTTTAGGGATGCATGAGGAATGTGCGGAAGCTGTGGCAGAGGTGGTTTTGCCGTTTTTGTCACGAACCCCAGAGGGCAAGTAGTCTAGGAGTGAGATGTTAAATACCTAGCTTGGGAGATTATTGTTGGATTGGCATTGAATAATTTGGAGTAAAGCGCTAACAGGAGAGGGATAGCTTTATATCTCAGCCAAATGATAGCGACTTGCTTAAGTTAGTTGCATATCTAAACCCATGAAACGACTCCAGCCAACAACTGCCGGTTTAGCTTTGACGCTGTTAGTAATAATGACAGGATGCGGTAAGGAGCAGACTCCACAACCTGATGCCATCTTTGTCTTAGGGGGAGCAACAGAGCGAGAGCGGTTTGCGGCTAAGTTTGCGGCAAAGCATCCAGAACTGCCGATCTGGGTGTCGTCGGGTAGCCCTGAAGGCTACGCAAAACGGGTATTTGCCAAGGCTGGAATTGCCAAGAATCGCGTCCACTTGGATTATGAAGCCGTGGATACAGTGACTAACTTCACAAGTTTCGTAGATAAGTTTCAATCTCAGGGAGTGGATAGCGTTTATTTAATTACTTCCGACTACCATATGCGCCGCGCTCTGGTTATCGGTGAAATTG of the Allocoleopsis franciscana PCC 7113 genome contains:
- a CDS encoding alpha/beta fold hydrolase, which gives rise to MAIAQSTSTQTASTEHSIGGTVHNYRWTWQGQVQIVVYETLGEGTPVLLLPAFSTVSTREEMGGIAQHLSSQFQVITLDWPGFGDSERSSLDYRSSLYHQFLQDFVRDILDSPTAIVAAGHAAGYAMQLAQKMPSSVSKIVLVAPTWRGPLPTMGANSQVSGMVRELVQSPILGQTLYQMNTTSSFLRFMYGRHVYVEDAKLTPEFITHKREITQQPGARYAPAAFVTGAIDPVQERAEFLGYFQSLSVPVMVMIGEQVPPKSRMEMDVLAGLPGVQSAVLPGSLGMHEECAEAVAEVVLPFLSRTPEGK
- a CDS encoding YdcF family protein, which gives rise to MKRLQPTTAGLALTLLVIMTGCGKEQTPQPDAIFVLGGATERERFAAKFAAKHPELPIWVSSGSPEGYAKRVFAKAGIAKNRVHLDYEAVDTVTNFTSFVDKFQSQGVDSVYLITSDYHMRRALVIGEIVFGTRGIKISPVPIPTGKPTEPTKKCLRDGARAILWANTGHTGASLSQKADIAQKPKLDSSMLLSACYRK